From the Lemur catta isolate mLemCat1 chromosome 1, mLemCat1.pri, whole genome shotgun sequence genome, the window CCCCAAATCTACTCCTGGATGGGCAGCTGGCGGCCGCAGCGGCTGCTCCCGCCAACGGAGGAGGAGCCGTTTCAGTCCGGAGTGTGGCTGGGGCGCTCGCCAATACCCTGGCGGCGGCTGCCACCTCAGCCCCCGCCTCCGGAGCACCGGGCGGGGGCCCATCCGCCGGGCCGGGGACTGCAGCCCCGGCTCAGCCTCCCACGACTTGTAGTTCCCGTTTTCGCGTGATCAAGCTGGACCACGGGAGCGGGGAACCCTATCGACGCGGCCGATGGACGTGTATGGAATACTATGAGCGGGATTCAGACAGCAGCGTCCTAACCAGGTCCGGGGATTGCATTAGACACAGCAATACTTTTGACCAGACTGCAGAGCGGGACAGCGGCCTGGGCGCCACCGGAGGGtcggtggtggtagtggtggccTCCATGCAGGGGGCGCACGGGCCCGACTCGGGAACTGACAGCTCCTTGACTGCTGTGTCACAGCTACCCCCGTCAGAGAAAATGAGCCAGCCCACTCCGGCCCAGCCGCAGAGTTTTAGCGTTGGGCAGCCACAGCCGCCGCCGCCCGTAGGTGGGGCTGTGGCTCAAAGCTCGGCTCCACCACCGCCGTTCTCGGGAGCCGCGGCCGGGCCTCAGCCAATGATGACAGCCGCGCAACTAAGCCAGCCCCAGGGAACGGGGCCGGGTGGACAGGGTCTGCCGCCGACGAATGTAACCCTGGCGCAGCCGGCCATGCCCCTGCCTTCGCAGCAGGGCCTGACCGTCGGCGCTTCTGCAACGCAGCAGCCCCAGCAGTTTGCGTATCCCCAGCCGCAGATACCGCCGGGACATTTGCTGCCCGTCCAGCCCTCCGGCCAAAGTGAGTATCTGCAGCAGCACGTGGCCGGCCTGCAGCCGCCAAGCCCCGCACAGCCCTCGTCCACGGGTGCCGGAGCGAGCCCTGCCTCGGCGGCCAGCCTTCCCGTGGGCACCGGCCAGAATGTCTCCTCAGCGGGCGCGCAGATAATGGGCGCGTCTTCCCTGCCCAGTGAAGCCGTAGCCCCGGGGCCAGGACCAGCGCAAGGCGGACAGGCGGCGCCTTGTCAGCCGGCTGGAGTGCCCCCAGCTGCTGTGGGAGGCGTGGTGCAGCCTTGCTTGGGTCCTACAGGGGCAGGGCAGCCCCAGTCCGTGCCTCCGCCGCAGTTGGGTGGCAGTGGTCAGCTGCCAGCCGTACCTGGTGGCCCTCACGCCATGGTGCCCGGAGTTCCAAACGTGCCTGCAGCCGTGCCCGCTCCAAGCGTGCCTAGTGTGTCTACCGCTTCTGTTACTATGCCAAATGTACCCGCGCCTCTGGCCCAGTCGCAACAGCAGAGCAGCCATACACCGGttagcaggagcagcagcataaTCCAGCATGTTGGGCTGCCCTTAGTGCAAGGCACACACAGTGCACCAACAAGTCTACCACAGTCTGACCTAAGCCAGTTTCAGACTCAGACTCAGCCTTTAGTCGGGCAAGTTGACGATACTAGAAGAAAATCAGAACCCCTACCTCAACCACCACTTTCTCTCATTGCTGAAAATAAGCCTGTTGTGAAGCCTCCTGTTGCAGATGCCCTGGCAAACCCCCTTCAGTTAACACCTATGAACAGTCTGGCCACCTCTGTGTTCGGCATAGCTATTCCCGTTGATGGTGATGAAGACAGGTatggaaatctttattttaaatatttgttagaaatgcTTGGCCTATGTTGTTGTTTAGGTTGCAACTTTAgggagatttcttttttcaattgaGGCccttagcatttttaaatataaaacttagtTTGTGTATGGTAAAATTGATTTAGGTTGCTGATATAAAAGTGTAATGAGAGAATTGGTCTTGTCACAGTTGTTTAAAAGCACTAAAATGGGTAGGGATGCATTGTGTATCCAAAAGGTGAATTTTAGCTTAATCCTTATCATTTAAAGGTGGCAGCTAGTATGTTATGCTTCCATAGGATTGTCCATTTCTTAGATATTAATCACACTTGACCACTTAAGGGCAGAGAGTTTTATCAGTGTGAGTTTTGAGGCtgagacataaaattatttacaaattttcCATTCTGGAAAACCAGAAGGACCTCTAGTGAAGAGATCCGTGTAAGGAATCTCCTCCAGTGTGGCTGGAAAGGCTGGAGAGATAATGGTGAAATGTCAAATCCAGCTTTGAAGATCATGCTTAGTTCAGCCTTTTAATAAAAAGGGGCAGAAGGTCATGAGGCTTCCCaagatattacttttttttcttttggttaagcAAAAAAATGTATTGGAAAGATGTTCTTATCTCCCACCAGCCATTTTACTATAGGAAAGGGAGGTAGAGATTCTTTGACAGTAGTAAAAGCTGTAGTTCTTGAAATTGAGTAACTTTACAATAAAAGTATAAATGTCAATAATTGGCTCCCTGTATTTAGGGATGCTTTTTTAAGGGTTTAAGTGAAAATTAGTGTTTTGCTGCACCAGTTCTACAACAGTTGATGTATGGTTTGATGAgaaattttagtgatttttaaggAAATGTCACATGgatattctgtgtgtgtgtatgaatatatagCAAATTTTTGAAAGCTGACttgttacagtgtttttaaattacatttaaaaattacagaaaacgTTTCAGGTATTTTACTAGACATTTATTTgctagggtttttgttttgtgagtggttaattttaggtgtttttaaaagatcaaaattaaTGTTATGGATTTCTAGAGTAATTGATATGTAGAAGAATACAATGAGATAACTATGttaaagctttttctttctctgtttcttctgagttccttcacatttttttaacttcgcatttcttgtatttttgttGTATACTTCTATTGGTTTGAAAGATGTTCACTGAAATTCATTTATCCTCAAAGTTCATCTTTTATTGTAGGCGACTTGTTTATGGGGAGTCTTTCTTCCACTTGAGAATGCTTAGAGAATACCACGTGTCCATAAGTGAGCTCAGCTAGCCAGTCATTGAGAAATTTTTTATGGATGGGACTACCAAGTAAAGAAACTGACTCCACAGGCCACTCAGGAAAATCCCTCTACTTTTATAGTTGGTCCCATTTTCACACATAGGGGCACACTTGAAATGCAgattgagtttattttttcacCTTTGGTAATAGTCAACGGGCATCTTCCCTTCTGTAGCTGCCAGAAGCCAATTTTCTGAGGAGTTGGTAAATAACCTTTTCCTTACCTCTCTCTTCCTGTATACTGCCCCATATCTCTTCAAGAAATGATGACTGGTTTCCCGACCTCCCACCctttccatacacacacacacacacacacacacacacacacacacacacacacgcaggcatGCACACGTGAATGAAGAATACATTTTCCCTCCTCTTCACACCTCAGTTTACAGTGTACGTAATTACATTCTTCAGAACTTAAGTATGATGATACAGCGTGAAGTAGAGAGTTCTGTAGGTAAATGGAAACTCTGAGATATATTCTTTAGAGTATGACCTCAAAGAtgcatttatttctcctcttcggTAATCCTAAAAATCTCATTTCCaaacttattaatatttgaacTACAGATACTACTGTATCAGTGTTCTTATCAATTGCAACAGTTAATTAATCCAGGGCAGGGGTTTTGATGTTTGTGTAGTCCCATTTTAAACATGGTACTTCCTTCCCTTACCCTAATCTTGTAAAATCTACATTGTTTATCAAATGtgcatttctaatttttgttataGTCTTTCATTGGTTTTTTATTTAACATGCTGGTTTCCAAGATGTAATTTTACACATTTGACTGTTTTGTCACTGGACCAACATACCTGGTGAAGGAATAAATCCATTAAGTAGAAacagtattttgttgtttttttgttgttttttttttttttttttttttttttttagtggaaagCCTTTGTAAAAGAGAGCATTTTGAAGTTTTAtgttggaaattaaataacacagtTTTCCAGGCATATGTTTAAATTACCGAGATGAGTACTTTTGAGGAGATAGTACTaacaaaaaatcttaattttaatatgatGATTTTGAGTTGCCTTGCTTAGGTAAAATCTGAATGCAGTTTTATATGCAGTCATtcataagtgaaataaaacaaattggaGTGAGAGGTCTTGAGtaattaaagacttaaactttGTGAATAGGTTGATAAATTTGAGATCctaaggaaatatttgtaaaaaatctttgcttttgaaaaaaatttaagacttcAGTAAATAGTCTATTTCTTTGAGAAAAGGGAGGAGAGTGGAAGATTAACAAAGGGATTGAGGTGATTTAGGTTGATATATTGAAAACTCTTATCTTGTGATTTTGGTTACATTCCCTAGTACAAGGCTCTATATTGGTTCAATTTTGAGattgtttatattaaaaaacaagcaatatattaataatgcatCTCAATATTATCACACCTTTAAAAGAGTTGTTGGTTGTATATGCAAAAAGTCCTCAATTATCATTACCTATTGACCCTAAAATATTAGTTACCATAGAGTTTATACATCTTTCTAGCCATTTTCCTTAGAAAGGTTAATGGTCAGTTGTTGAGACTCTTCAAATTGATTTTGTATAAACCGGTGGATATAATGATGGTCGAAAATatagttcattaaaaaaatgtgtagcCACTTTTACAGTGAACATTACAAAATTTGTTTAAACTACCTACACACTTAACAGATTCCTTTTCTGTTAATGAGGGGAGGTGCAAAATGTTACTGTCCCTTTTGGAAAAGGAACACAGTACAGATTGCTTTCCATAGATAGCTGACCAATGTGAACTCTGTAGGCCACATTCCAGGAACTCTTATGAATGGCTGCAATTGTGATCTGCAGTAAAAGACTAAACCTGATTTTAAGGATCCTTTGGTGGCAAATATCTCTATATCATCCTGTTAATGGTTTTATTTGTGTAGTTTGCTAATGACTTCTGATAAAGAAAATTGTGACTGTTCAGTGGTGTGTCCTGGTATATGCTATAAATACgaattttatttgtacatttttttatatatgtattttaaatgaaattctccttttttttttttttacttaaagtttAAGTGAGAAGATTATGTAAATGTATACCAGGAGTCAGAACTGTTAATCTTTGCTGTAAAACCTATAGGTAATTCTTAGAGCTCTGTTGTTATTTAATACATGAAAGTCTCActgcatttaaatgtttaaaaatgaaagatcCTTACTTGAATTTGTATTTCTTGAGAGCTTACATTGATCTCTTGAATTGTGGAGGTAATTTAGGTCTTTCCCCTATTACACTTGATGTGTCAATCACACGGTAGGTACCAGCTTATGCTTATCTAAGCCCTTGAGAGAGAATATTCTTATGGAGGAGTTagtaatcaaaatgtaaaatcatatatatgtgaCATTATTGTTTAGTATAAAAACTGATATTGGTGCATTCATCAGTGATGCCACACTAATTACTAAAATATACTTTATCCATAAACATGGctctaaaggaaattaaatatttccaaaaaggCTTATGATTTTCCAAAATACCTGAAAGGCCCAAAATTGAAAGCTGTATTAGTAGGAGCATGGCCATTAATATTCACAGTGACatgttgtttataattttatgtgaaCTGAATCATATAGGCCAAacactggttaatttttttaggaaaacaTAGGTGCTTATGTGTCATGGATAATACAGATTCCAAGTAGCTATTTGAGTAGCACTTGTATTTTCTCTGTAGGGGAAGAGATGGTATGAGATTACAAGTCTTGAACTAATCATCATCTTTATGAGAAGTCATTTTATATAAGACTGGTAGTAGGGATATATATATTCGCTACTTCTTGAGGATAAATGTAACACCAATCCATttgttcttctagaattctgttaGCACTAATTTGGGAATAGTAAAATATGGCACTGGATTTATGGATGTGGTACTTGGTAATTTGGAATGGGAGTTTATCTTCTCTGTACTAGAAAAGATTGGAAGCAGCCATGGCTCTCTTGTGTCCTCCAGTAAAGAAGAGCAGCCCCACCAGTCAGAATGTAAAGATACTAAAATGAATCTCTTTCTTCATAGAGGAATGATAGTTAGGAGAGTATAAAAGGATTCCGACTTTCCTGTCCTAAAATGGCCGGAGTTGAGGGAAGTGTAGAGTGATAGCAGGTAACCAAGAAGAAAATACAGTAGAATAACATGAAATGTGGTCTCAGAAGGAACAGGAACACTTCTTAATGGTGAGGAACAGTGTTCTAGTTCCTTCTTGGAATAATTGTTTTAGACCAATatgtattttctgtagagatattgtttattttttcattgcatTACTCTTTAAATACTTAAGTATGAGGAAGGAGAGGGTCTATAAAAGCAGGTCTGCTGGTTAAATGTAGCCTGATTAATGTTCCCTAAGTAACTATTAATGGGAAGAgcagatttttaataaatattaatcgTTGACAGTATTTAAGGAGTATGTATGCAAAACTCCTGAATGGGAATAAATTCTTTAAGCTTATGGTTTTTCTTTATACTAAACCTGTGGGCTTGTGATTTGAGACTACTATTTTAGATGGTATAATACTAATTACTGCATCCACAAAAAATATGCATATCTGAATCATTGGTATAATGTCTTTCCCATAGCAATTCTTGAACATACCaaattattcaatatttgttatattaatcTGGCATTGGTTAGGGCAAAAATTGGGTCTGTCTCATAAAGATTTAGGAACAGTAGCCAGTTTGCATCATTCCAGTACATCACTTCATGACTTGACTTTGATGTGTACACTTCAAATTTGGTATTATTAAAGGTATAGTCATAGGCTactttatctctaaaaaatatgcgcacaatttctacttttaaatcAGGTGGATTAAATTTCAACTGTGCTGTTCTGGAttgcttttcaaatttaaaagtcCAGATCAGATTTAAGTCTTTAGGTTTATTCATTGTACCCAACCTGAcatctgtttaaagaaaaaaaagtaagctcTCATCCTTTTATAGATTGTATATCTATATAGGATCGTTAAGTGAAAATTCTGCAGATAACTGAGGGGGGTTCTTGATCAAATAAAACTagtaatgtttttaattatgtcCTAACTTATCGTATGAGTGACCATTACAGATGGTGGAGTCAGACATACGTTGTCTAAATTCCAACCATGCTGCCTAGTAGAGGCATTTGACCTTGAGCTAGTTGCTTAGTTCTCTTGTTTACTCATGGAAAATGGAGGTAAAACTACCTTGGAGAGTTTTAAAGGATTAAAAGAGAGATATACAAGCAATTTGTGAACAGTGCATAACGTAAGACAATATGTATGGCAAACTGTATCACAGAAATGTTAGTATTTCAGTGTCCAAACTGCTCTCCCAAGTCACTCCTTTGCATGCTATAAATCATACTAGGAGTCTTTGATTTTAATCTGAAAATGTAATTGTATAGTATGGATGTAGTCAGAGAAAAGATTAGGCCAGAGATTAGTAAGAAATATGGCATATTGTGTTCTACTTCTAGTTTTCCTACCCCTTAGCTGATTTCTTAGATCAGGTCGtttaacttctgtttttctcattggtaaaattagattttaagaCATGGTCAAATTTTAAGGTTCCTTCTAGCTCTATGTGTATGAGTTCATATGTTCAGACGTACTTTGTGAGAGAGCTGCCAACTTAAACCTTCCTCTTGTCAAACCCCTTTCCTGCCATGGACTATTGTGTGACAATAAATGAAATTCACAAGTACTCATTAAGTAGGTTGAGTGCcctagaaaacatttaaaacaacagTGTGTCAGTCATTCAGCTTTTATTGTACTCTCCAAGTAGTGAGCAGTGGCATACAGAAATAAGACTACCCTGCCCTCCAAGGCCAGGCTATATGAAAATGATGATCAAATGTATACTTTGATATATATTGTAGGCCatgataaagtaaatataaaatactagtGGGAACAATTGGGATATCAAATCAGATTGGGGTTGGGAGGTAGTAGTTAGACTGACTTCTgtttaaaaattctctgtgtaGATGATATACAGTTAAAAACTgaagatatataaaagtataaaatgaaagcCTCTCTGCCCCCTCTGTCTTCCAGCCACCCAGTTTCTGTCCTCAGAAGCAACCCATTATTACTTATGCATTCTTTGAGGCTAAATCTTAAACTGAATCTTAAGAGGGTCATTCACATTAGGTCACTGATAAAAGAAAGGGATGGTTGTCCAAGCAGAGGTGGAAGGCACTTTATATAATGAGTGGAAGAGTGAAAAACTATTACATTATCATATTTGGAAAATGATGTGATTAATTTGATAGGAACCAGAGTGAAGGGCtaagaaatttagatttttatagtaaatttattttattattaaaggtGTTTTTTGAAGCTTTCATTGTCAAAGTAATATGTACCTTGGAACCGTTTCAGTACCTTTTTCAGTGATTATTGTGGAATTATAATCTTATGACAAAGTTGTGTTTGGGGAACACCTAGGGGAGCACCGAGTCCCCAAAATCAGAATTGTAATCCAATGAAATGTGCTAAATAGTTTGATACCCTTAGCTCTAAGTTTAAGTATTCTGTTTGTCTCAATATATTACCTtgatgatgatgacaaaacaTTGGATACATGTTAAGGTCTCTACCAAAATTTGATTATTATGCAGCATAATATGGAAACTATAATCCTGTATTAAACACAAACTAAGCTTATGTCAGGCCCTGTAAATATATAAtctcattagatttttttaagtaaccTGTAAGgaagtgtttttttccccttttttattgattaaagaaactgaggctctgagaattTGAGTCACATAGCTATTATAAGTGACCAAGTGTAGACTTACATTCAGACCTTTGATCCCAAAGCCAATGCTCTTGAATATTCTCAGGATTAGAAGTCTGTTTTATTACTTGGCAGACAGTAagatgggaggaaggaaaagcCACTATAGCCACTGATTTGTTGTATGGTAACCTTTTAtctaaaggatatttttaatcacttaaaatCTCCAGATAATAATATTGGAGATGGCCTTTGGTGATCTGTTTATTGTATTTCCCTGGTTTCTAATTAGAGATCTCTGAAGCTGAATTTTGCCATAGACAAGAAAAAGAGGTGTCCACTGAGTTCAGAACTCACATCCGTCTTGCTTTAAGCTTGGACAGTTTTTAGGTTAGTTTTGAAGtatggggtgtatgtgtgtttttcctCCCTGTTATGCTTAGTTACCCTACAAAGATAGTATCTTGCTAAAGCAAGTAGACATACCAACAACATGCTTTGAGTCACTTTCTGATGTGCTGCTTTCATATACTTGGAAATTAACAGACTGTTTAGTATATAAAGTCagggagaaagaatattttttttcagtgattttgaaaaatgtctaaagATAAGAAAACCGCATTTTCATTTAGTTGgctgaaataaatttagtataaacCATACCTCAGTCTTCCTAAGAGTTGCTTCATTGACTCTATATTTAGACTGGTAGTTTATATTAACATCAAATAAATTGTTAGAAAACtggcttaaaattttattttttgtgcagaAGAGAATTTGTGACCAAAGCTGCATAAAATTTAGTATTTCCTTCTgataaaattttgaatttcagtTGCCTCTTGATACCTTCAGGTTTCATTGACTATAACCTTGAAATTATCCCATTAAGAGCGTTTTTCTTGGGCTCTTAATCTCAATTTTATGCAATTCCAAAATTGAAGTCTCTGATGATCAGGTCTTTCAGTATTTACAAATGGCTCTTTTCACCTCTACCTCCTTGATGAGCTAGTTTTTCACAGACTTGACTCCTTTAATCTATGCCTGTTAATCTATGTTTTGAGACTATTGTTGCTATTTGCTAAAAATCCCTAAGTTTAAGGATAACATCCCAGTTGAAGTAttccagaaacaaaaaaattcgTATCTTATAATAAGACTGTCTAAATTTTTATCCTTCGAATCTAGACTGTTTAAAATTCTCAATAGTACATTGTATAACTCCAAGTGGTTTCTTCATTTTGAGTATATGTAGAAAGAGTGATTGTTAATTGTCAGTTTTTGCAACTTAAGTGTATTCTAGTATGTTCCAAAAACTTTAGGTccatttatagtattttatttcacaGGTTTTTGCACATTCCAAGATTTACTACTAACTGCAGATATGTTATCTTTTTCGCTTATGGGAAATATTTCACTATTATGCTATAAAAATGCTGGTTTCATAGCTTAAATCATATGACTTCATTTGAAACTAATTTATTTGGCATATGAATTTgattcaaattaaatatttatatttccagaGTCAGAGgatttaaaagttcttttaaagaatgtcatccttaaaatatattgtgaatactttttaatgaatatttaattccAGACTTGCAGAATAGCTTCCAAGTTTACCTTTTGTTATTCTCATGTATTTTATTACCTTCCTTTTTGAGTCACTCAGTTTAAACCTGATGTCTCCAAACAGACCTGTGAGGATAGCAAACTAGTTCCCATATGGTCCTAGGCAggcctggtttaaaaaaaaaaaaaaaaaagccagattgAATTTTCAGTTGATtcagttggttttctttttatttggcaGGTTGATCTCTAAGTACAATGAAAAAAGTGGCTTGACACATTCTTAAGAGGATGTAAGCTGTTTAAATAAACTGTAGTTAAAAGCCCCTTAAGCTTTTTTTGTTATTAGCAGGTCTAACCAGCACCTTTGATTGCCTTAGACCTAGTtaagagaaaagtagagaaagggttaaaagaatagaaaggagTTGAAGTAGGGCTTTTGGATTATCTAAGAGGTACCTactggttaaaattaaaaatgccttCTAAAAAATGATACTTAAAAATTTGATATAACAACTTAATGACTCTCAATTTGAGTTTTGAAATCATGGAATTCTATcgtgtatttgttttgtttgatatCATTGATATTTGATTGCTGTTCCAGTAGACCCTGGAAATAGTTCTCTTATTGTACTAATGTAGCAACATTAAGGCACTTATTAGGGCCTCAGAATTGTCATGTTGCATCTAAATTTTGCTTTGTAGATAAAAATCATAGCTAAGGAGCACTGACTGTATGCTAGGAGCTTTACATAAAGTCTCAATTCTTCAACCATCTACCAGGCTAGATAGTAATATCACCATTTAACAGATAAAGAGACAGACCTAGAGAGGTCGAAATTTAACTCTGCTATATGTTTAGTATAGTAGTATTAGAGCATAAACTCTGGGACCAGATTGCCATCTACTAACTCTGTGACATAAGGCAAGTTACTTATGTCTCAgccagttttttcatctgtgagaTGGGAATAATAATGGCACCTACCTCTTAGGGCTGTTGTCAGAATTGacttaataaatgtaaagcacttagaatagtgtgTGTGGTACATAATCAAAACTTATATTCTTAGCTGATGCTATTATCCTGCTATAGCATGggctaagaattttaaaagtgtgtGGCAAGTTTTTGTTAGGCCCCAAAGGTACAGGTTGATGGTGGGGGGGAAACTAGAAGTgtggtgaggaggaaggaaaactgTTTAGGAAGCAGCTTTGTCAAAAGTTTAGTTCCCTATGAAACCATTCCTGAGGTGTGAGGTGAATCATACATACTGGAAGCTTGCCCAGATAAGCCCATCAGTTAAGAGTCTATGATGATTGCCCTAGGGAATGGTAGAAATGAATGATAATTATGTTAAATAGGCTTTTACCCCTTTAAGGGGCACTGTGCTAATACAAGAAGTCAGAAAGCTGCTATGCAATTGCTGTGCCGTTTTTTTTGGCCTGGGAGAGAAAccacacataaataaatggattctGAAGGTGAAAATATGTCACGGCCAACCCAGGGAAGAACTCTTCAATGTTCATTTTGAAACCCTTTTCACTTATAACAGAGCCTAAGAATATACCTTTATGTTGTGAAGGTATAGTTTATTTTACGTGAATACTATGAGAACAGCTTTGTTATACTGCTAAGCCAATAGATATTTATAAAGGCATCTGATACAGAATAGTGTTGATTAGGCTATGAATTAGTCATATTCATGTGCACACAAAAAATTGGATGCTACttagtatttaattttatctgtatTACCACTTTATTTTAGAACTGTGATCCTGCGTTATTGGGATCTTCTGGATTTCAtccagtttttaatttctttaaaagtgttgttttaaataagcttatatggttttttttcctctttttttattaaagCTGTTACACTGTATTAGAAATCTaaaatcttccatttt encodes:
- the TSC22D2 gene encoding TSC22 domain family protein 2 isoform X2; this translates as MSKMPAKKKSCFQITSVTTAQVATSITEDTESLDDPDESRTEDVSSEIFDVSRATDYGPEEVCERSSSEETLNNVGDAETPGTVSPNLLLDGQLAAAAAAPANGGGAVSVRSVAGALANTLAAAATSAPASGAPGGGPSAGPGTAAPAQPPTTCSSRFRVIKLDHGSGEPYRRGRWTCMEYYERDSDSSVLTRSGDCIRHSNTFDQTAERDSGLGATGGSVVVVVASMQGAHGPDSGTDSSLTAVSQLPPSEKMSQPTPAQPQSFSVGQPQPPPPVGGAVAQSSAPPPPFSGAAAGPQPMMTAAQLSQPQGTGPGGQGLPPTNVTLAQPAMPLPSQQGLTVGASATQQPQQFAYPQPQIPPGHLLPVQPSGQSEYLQQHVAGLQPPSPAQPSSTGAGASPASAASLPVGTGQNVSSAGAQIMGASSLPSEAVAPGPGPAQGGQAAPCQPAGVPPAAVGGVVQPCLGPTGAGQPQSVPPPQLGGSGQLPAVPGGPHAMVPGVPNVPAAVPAPSVPSVSTASVTMPNVPAPLAQSQQQSSHTPVSRSSSIIQHVGLPLVQGTHSAPTSLPQSDLSQFQTQTQPLVGQVDDTRRKSEPLPQPPLSLIAENKPVVKPPVADALANPLQLTPMNSLATSVFGIAIPVDGDEDSASGGGVVAIDNKIEQAMDLVKSHLMYAVREEVEVLKEQIKELVERNSLLERENALLKSLSNNDQLSQLPAQQANPGSTSQQQAVIAQPPQPTQPPQQPNVSSA
- the TSC22D2 gene encoding TSC22 domain family protein 2 isoform X1, which produces MSKMPAKKKSCFQITSVTTAQVATSITEDTESLDDPDESRTEDVSSEIFDVSRATDYGPEEVCERSSSEETLNNVGDAETPGTVSPNLLLDGQLAAAAAAPANGGGAVSVRSVAGALANTLAAAATSAPASGAPGGGPSAGPGTAAPAQPPTTCSSRFRVIKLDHGSGEPYRRGRWTCMEYYERDSDSSVLTRSGDCIRHSNTFDQTAERDSGLGATGGSVVVVVASMQGAHGPDSGTDSSLTAVSQLPPSEKMSQPTPAQPQSFSVGQPQPPPPVGGAVAQSSAPPPPFSGAAAGPQPMMTAAQLSQPQGTGPGGQGLPPTNVTLAQPAMPLPSQQGLTVGASATQQPQQFAYPQPQIPPGHLLPVQPSGQSEYLQQHVAGLQPPSPAQPSSTGAGASPASAASLPVGTGQNVSSAGAQIMGASSLPSEAVAPGPGPAQGGQAAPCQPAGVPPAAVGGVVQPCLGPTGAGQPQSVPPPQLGGSGQLPAVPGGPHAMVPGVPNVPAAVPAPSVPSVSTASVTMPNVPAPLAQSQQQSSHTPVSRSSSIIQHVGLPLVQGTHSAPTSLPQSDLSQFQTQTQPLVGQVDDTRRKSEPLPQPPLSLIAENKPVVKPPVADALANPLQLTPMNSLATSVFGIAIPVDGDEDRNPSTAFYQAFHLNTFQESKSLWDSASGGGVVAIDNKIEQAMDLVKSHLMYAVREEVEVLKEQIKELVERNSLLERENALLKSLSNNDQLSQLPAQQANPGSTSQQQAVIAQPPQPTQPPQQPNVSSA